Proteins encoded in a region of the Candidatus Margulisiibacteriota bacterium genome:
- a CDS encoding nitronate monooxygenase has protein sequence MNLPELKIGPFTAKIPIIQGGMAVRISTGALAGAVAATGAIGVIGASGMALDELRKEIRIARERAAGGIVAVNIMFAAREFFELVQTAIQEKIDLIISGAGFSRDIFKIGQEGNTPIVSIVSTGRLAATAEKLGATAIVVEGVEAGGHLGTDRSIWEILPEVRQATKLPVIAAGGIINGAEMLKAFKAGADGVQIATRFVLSEECNAAKAFKEVYQKATKDDIVKISSPVGMPGRAIKTAFVAKILGKTAPKPIGCDFCLRHCSYEYCIIQALKNAQVGDVDNGVVFSGAYIWKIPDRTIKPAAKIVAELVKEFEEAQS, from the coding sequence ATGAACCTACCAGAATTAAAAATTGGTCCCTTTACGGCTAAGATCCCAATCATTCAGGGCGGGATGGCCGTCAGGATCTCGACCGGCGCGCTGGCCGGCGCGGTCGCCGCGACCGGCGCCATCGGCGTGATCGGCGCTTCTGGTATGGCACTTGACGAACTTCGCAAAGAGATCAGAATAGCTCGTGAACGGGCGGCAGGCGGGATCGTTGCTGTCAACATCATGTTTGCCGCCCGTGAATTTTTCGAACTGGTCCAGACCGCGATCCAGGAAAAGATCGACTTGATCATCAGCGGGGCTGGTTTCTCGCGCGATATCTTTAAGATCGGGCAAGAAGGCAATACCCCCATCGTTTCAATCGTTTCGACCGGCCGACTGGCCGCGACCGCCGAGAAGCTAGGCGCCACCGCCATTGTGGTGGAAGGAGTTGAAGCCGGCGGGCACCTTGGCACTGACCGCTCCATCTGGGAGATCCTCCCGGAGGTCCGCCAGGCGACCAAGCTTCCGGTCATCGCCGCCGGGGGAATCATCAACGGAGCGGAAATGCTGAAGGCTTTCAAGGCCGGGGCCGACGGAGTCCAGATCGCGACCCGGTTCGTCCTGTCGGAAGAATGCAACGCCGCCAAAGCCTTCAAAGAAGTTTACCAAAAAGCAACCAAGGACGATATCGTCAAGATCTCCTCGCCCGTCGGCATGCCCGGCCGGGCGATCAAGACCGCTTTTGTCGCTAAGATCCTCGGCAAGACCGCGCCCAAACCGATCGGCTGCGATTTCTGTTTGAGGCATTGCTCCTACGAATATTGCATCATCCAAGCGCTGAAGAACGCCCAAGTCGGCGATGTTGACAACGGGGTTGTTTTTTCCGGCGCTTATATTTGGAAGATCCCCGATCGGACCATCAAACCGGCCGCGAAGATCGTCGCCGAATTGGTCAAGGAATTTGAGGAGGCTCAATCTTGA
- the acpP gene encoding acyl carrier protein — protein sequence MDEQKAFEAVKKVVAEQLGVSESEITRESSFVDDLGADSLDTVELVMALEEAFGMEIPDEDAEKIKTIGDTMTYVMAHGKK from the coding sequence ATGGACGAACAAAAAGCTTTTGAGGCAGTAAAAAAGGTTGTTGCAGAACAGCTGGGTGTTTCTGAATCAGAAATTACCCGAGAGTCTTCCTTTGTCGATGATCTGGGCGCCGACTCACTTGACACAGTTGAGCTGGTCATGGCGCTCGAGGAAGCCTTCGGCATGGAGATCCCGGACGAAGACGCGGAAAAAATCAAGACAATCGGTGACACAATGACTTACGTGATGGCTCACGGAAAGAAGTAA
- a CDS encoding Maf family protein has product MTKIILASASPRRKELLKKIAPAFEVVVSDVNEEAIVAGSPEEFAEKAAIAKAKAVAKKEKGALIVGADTIVVLGDRILGKPKDQAEATAMLQGLSGRSHRVITGFAVVNSNSLECRSGQEATIVRMKEVPAKLIADYVATGRPLDKAGAYGIQELEEGFIEKVDGDLDNVIGLPIGRLQLILREMEK; this is encoded by the coding sequence ATGACAAAAATAATTCTCGCTTCCGCATCGCCACGCCGCAAAGAACTGCTGAAGAAGATCGCCCCGGCCTTTGAAGTGGTCGTCAGTGATGTTAACGAAGAAGCCATTGTCGCCGGCTCCCCGGAAGAGTTTGCCGAAAAAGCGGCCATCGCCAAGGCCAAAGCGGTCGCCAAAAAAGAAAAAGGAGCACTCATTGTCGGAGCCGACACGATCGTCGTCCTCGGCGACCGGATCCTCGGCAAACCAAAAGACCAGGCGGAAGCGACAGCCATGCTGCAGGGCCTCTCCGGCCGGAGCCACCGGGTGATCACCGGCTTCGCGGTCGTCAATTCTAATTCCCTGGAATGCCGTTCCGGCCAGGAAGCCACGATCGTTCGGATGAAGGAAGTCCCCGCCAAATTAATTGCCGATTATGTCGCCACCGGCCGGCCGCTCGACAAAGCCGGAGCCTACGGCATTCAGGAACTAGAAGAAGGTTTTATCGAAAAAGTTGACGGCGATCTCGATAATGTCATTGGTCTGCCGATCGGCAGGCTTCAATTAATTCTACGGGAGATGGAAAAATGA
- the fabD gene encoding ACP S-malonyltransferase → MKLAFVFPGQGSQAIGMGKGFAEGLLDRANQALGFDLKKRCLEGPEDELKKTAIQQPAIFAVSVAAFELLRAKGLKPDFVAGHSLGEYSALYAAGALSFEDGVKTVNQRGLFMQEAVPMGVGAMAALLGGERAKIVEICAEIGEVWPANFNSPGQIVISGKKEKVEAAGEKLKAAGVKKVIPLAVSAPFHCPLMKPAADRLKPLIDALPINDPQVPVFANVTARPTISATEIKGLLYRQVCSSVLWEDSIKNMIETGVTKFVEVGPGKVLAGLIKKISANVEVISYEEIN, encoded by the coding sequence ATGAAACTAGCGTTCGTATTCCCCGGCCAGGGGTCTCAAGCCATTGGCATGGGGAAAGGCTTCGCCGAGGGTCTGCTCGACCGGGCCAATCAGGCCTTGGGCTTCGATTTAAAAAAGCGCTGCCTGGAAGGGCCGGAAGATGAGCTAAAAAAAACGGCAATCCAGCAGCCGGCGATCTTTGCCGTTAGCGTCGCCGCATTTGAGCTCTTGCGCGCTAAGGGGCTGAAGCCGGATTTTGTTGCTGGACACAGCCTGGGTGAATATTCGGCTCTTTACGCCGCCGGAGCCCTCTCGTTTGAAGACGGGGTTAAGACCGTCAATCAGCGCGGACTTTTTATGCAAGAAGCGGTCCCCATGGGAGTCGGCGCGATGGCCGCCCTGCTCGGCGGCGAACGGGCCAAGATCGTGGAGATCTGCGCCGAGATCGGCGAAGTCTGGCCGGCCAATTTCAATTCGCCCGGACAGATCGTGATTTCAGGCAAAAAAGAAAAAGTTGAGGCGGCCGGGGAAAAGCTGAAAGCGGCTGGCGTTAAAAAAGTCATCCCGCTGGCTGTCTCCGCCCCTTTTCATTGTCCCTTAATGAAGCCGGCGGCCGATCGGCTTAAACCGCTGATCGACGCCCTCCCAATTAATGACCCGCAAGTGCCGGTCTTTGCCAATGTCACCGCCAGACCGACAATTTCGGCGACAGAGATTAAAGGGCTGCTCTACCGGCAGGTCTGTTCCTCGGTCCTTTGGGAGGATTCGATCAAGAACATGATCGAAACGGGAGTAACCAAATTCGTTGAAGTCGGTCCCGGCAAGGTCCTGGCCGGGTTGATCAAGAAAATTTCAGCAAACGTGGAGGTAATTTCATATGAAGAGATTAACTGA
- a CDS encoding aminotransferase class III-fold pyridoxal phosphate-dependent enzyme — protein MNLEKRSKKVLPPVLGKYYEGFSVVKGKGSYLFDEKGKKYLDFATGIACAITGHCHPKVVAAAKKQLDRLIHTCIGVALYEPYIKLGEELAKIVPIKQAQSFFCQSGTEAVEAAIKLAKYASKKPGIIAFQGGFHGRTLGALSLTTSKMKYREGYEPLLPEVYISPFDLSVVEGLLKENDWKIGAVIIEPILGEGGYIAPPSGFLQGVRALCDKYQALLIIDEVQTGMGHTGKWFACEYSEVTPDILVVAKGLASGFPLGACIASAELMAKWAPGAHGGTFGGNPVCCAAAIATIETIKKEKLLANAAKLGTYLKKELLSLKEYPIIKEVRGQGLLIGVDLGNNVAVKKVMANCLKNGLLLISTGKDGTVIRFIPALNVTKKEIDAALRIFKEALRNV, from the coding sequence ATGAATCTCGAGAAACGAAGCAAAAAAGTCCTCCCGCCGGTCTTGGGGAAATATTACGAAGGCTTTTCCGTTGTTAAAGGAAAAGGCTCCTATCTGTTCGACGAAAAAGGGAAAAAATATCTTGATTTCGCGACCGGCATCGCCTGCGCGATCACCGGCCATTGTCATCCCAAAGTTGTCGCCGCCGCTAAAAAACAGCTCGACCGGTTAATCCACACTTGTATCGGCGTCGCCCTCTATGAGCCTTACATTAAATTAGGAGAAGAATTGGCTAAGATCGTTCCAATAAAGCAAGCCCAGTCCTTCTTTTGCCAAAGCGGGACCGAAGCGGTTGAAGCGGCAATCAAGCTGGCCAAATACGCCTCAAAAAAACCGGGGATCATCGCTTTTCAGGGAGGCTTCCACGGCCGGACGCTGGGAGCCCTTTCGCTCACCACCTCCAAGATGAAATATCGCGAAGGCTATGAGCCGCTTCTGCCCGAGGTCTATATTTCACCGTTTGACCTTTCCGTTGTTGAAGGCTTGTTAAAAGAAAACGATTGGAAGATCGGCGCCGTTATAATTGAACCGATCCTTGGCGAAGGGGGCTACATCGCTCCGCCGTCCGGGTTTCTCCAGGGAGTCCGCGCTCTCTGCGACAAATATCAGGCGCTGCTGATCATCGACGAAGTCCAGACCGGGATGGGGCATACCGGCAAATGGTTTGCTTGCGAATATTCCGAGGTGACCCCAGACATTTTGGTCGTAGCTAAAGGATTGGCCTCCGGCTTCCCTCTGGGGGCTTGCATCGCGAGCGCGGAACTGATGGCCAAGTGGGCGCCGGGAGCGCACGGCGGGACCTTCGGCGGCAACCCGGTCTGCTGCGCCGCGGCCATCGCGACCATCGAAACGATCAAAAAAGAAAAACTTCTCGCCAATGCCGCCAAGCTTGGCACTTATCTAAAGAAAGAACTCCTCTCGCTTAAAGAGTACCCCATTATTAAAGAAGTGCGCGGCCAGGGGCTGCTGATCGGCGTTGATCTGGGAAACAACGTCGCGGTTAAAAAGGTTATGGCAAATTGTTTAAAGAACGGCCTCTTGCTCATTTCCACCGGCAAGGACGGGACGGTCATCCGCTTTATCCCGGCGCTGAACGTTACCAAAAAAGAGATCGACGCCGCCCTCCGGATCTTTAAGGAGGCTCTGCGAAATGTTTAA
- a CDS encoding S8 family serine peptidase, which yields MLFFLAANVIAENTPGQIVVKFKPGIFSPTVAAGAISSALVGAASIKSLNAKHRISRYKQIYSEALKIRPDWKYLENDYVLYYPTEESDSAVLADFQNDPNVLSAQKNGVVRAFQITPNDTYFGQEWGLVKIKAPEAWERTTGSASNIVAILDTGLNYNHEDIAGKVDLAHARDLYNGDNDPMDDNGHGTAVAGVIGAISNNAKGIAGVDWGVTLLPIKVLNRDGVGDPATISSGLAYLAALKSSGVNITAINLSLGQYNEGSDMYVEENPANLRDRCQEAYNEGIVIVAAAGNGSVDWNTYPAYYPTVIAVAATDSTDKRSVWSGLDEQTFRTQASNYGTWVDISAPGSGIFSTNKDGSYSNGWNGTSLAAPFVAGAVSLLKAAESTLTNVQIMERLKKTTDPIDSLQEETYRGLLGTGRLNVSQAVTGLITEITLPANGSYIKGTVSINGTASGWNFSGYTIEAYRGDLLETVVVHSPLAVEEGLLASWDTSPLNGALRLRLRASSSAGGTSEAAINVIVDNLVPDAVITDPTSGGSIEGKVTITGRATDENLDTYLLEYGAGSSPSAYQQLGVFYSSISGALATWETSGLDGLYTIRLTAADKAGNVSTASVSVNIKKVGATLSPGILTYALPNPFDRQNGTGTTFYYQLQANADSSISLFDLSGNMLWQRNFTAGENGAKAGANNPAWDGRNMFRTNVQAGVYLYQIISDRKVVGRGKVIVLN from the coding sequence TTGTTGTTTTTTTTGGCCGCGAACGTAATTGCCGAAAACACCCCCGGACAAATAGTCGTTAAATTCAAGCCAGGTATTTTTTCCCCGACCGTCGCGGCCGGCGCGATCTCTTCCGCCCTTGTCGGCGCCGCGTCGATAAAAAGCTTGAACGCCAAGCACCGGATTTCCCGTTACAAGCAGATCTACAGCGAGGCGCTAAAGATTCGTCCCGACTGGAAATATCTGGAGAACGATTACGTTTTATATTACCCGACCGAGGAAAGCGACTCGGCGGTCCTGGCTGATTTCCAGAACGATCCAAACGTTCTATCCGCCCAAAAGAACGGGGTAGTGCGCGCTTTTCAGATAACGCCTAACGATACCTACTTTGGCCAAGAATGGGGGCTGGTCAAGATCAAGGCTCCCGAAGCTTGGGAGCGGACGACCGGTTCCGCTTCGAATATAGTCGCGATCCTGGATACCGGATTGAACTACAACCATGAAGATATTGCCGGCAAAGTCGATTTGGCTCACGCCCGCGATCTTTATAACGGGGACAACGACCCCATGGACGATAACGGCCACGGCACGGCGGTTGCCGGCGTGATCGGCGCGATCTCCAATAATGCCAAAGGGATTGCCGGGGTTGACTGGGGAGTGACTCTCCTGCCGATCAAGGTCTTGAACCGTGACGGCGTCGGCGACCCGGCAACGATCAGCTCGGGACTGGCCTACCTGGCCGCTCTGAAGTCATCGGGCGTTAATATTACCGCGATTAACTTAAGCCTTGGCCAGTACAACGAAGGCTCGGACATGTATGTCGAAGAAAACCCGGCCAACTTGCGCGACCGCTGCCAGGAAGCCTACAACGAGGGGATCGTTATTGTCGCCGCCGCGGGGAACGGGAGCGTTGATTGGAATACTTATCCGGCATATTACCCGACCGTTATCGCGGTTGCCGCGACTGATTCAACCGATAAGCGCTCGGTCTGGAGCGGGCTGGATGAGCAAACGTTTCGAACCCAGGCTTCAAACTATGGGACCTGGGTCGACATCAGCGCGCCGGGGTCCGGGATTTTCAGCACCAATAAAGATGGTTCTTACAGCAACGGGTGGAACGGGACATCTCTGGCCGCCCCTTTTGTGGCTGGGGCGGTTTCTTTGCTTAAGGCGGCTGAATCAACTTTGACCAACGTTCAAATAATGGAAAGGCTGAAAAAAACCACCGACCCGATCGATAGTTTGCAGGAAGAAACTTATCGCGGCTTGCTGGGTACGGGACGGCTGAATGTCAGCCAGGCGGTCACCGGATTGATCACGGAAATCACTTTGCCGGCCAACGGAAGTTACATTAAAGGAACGGTTTCAATAAACGGGACCGCCAGCGGCTGGAATTTTTCCGGCTACACGATCGAAGCTTATCGCGGCGATTTGCTGGAAACGGTCGTGGTCCATAGTCCATTAGCGGTCGAAGAAGGGCTCTTGGCCAGCTGGGATACCAGCCCGCTTAATGGGGCGTTAAGGCTTAGGCTTCGGGCTTCTTCGTCAGCGGGGGGAACGTCAGAGGCGGCGATTAACGTTATTGTTGATAATTTGGTCCCGGACGCGGTCATTACCGACCCAACCAGTGGAGGGTCCATTGAAGGGAAAGTAACGATTACCGGGCGAGCAACGGATGAAAATCTGGATACTTATTTATTGGAATACGGCGCCGGCAGTTCTCCCTCCGCCTATCAGCAGTTGGGCGTTTTTTATAGTTCAATCAGCGGGGCCCTGGCAACCTGGGAAACCTCCGGTTTGGACGGACTTTATACGATCCGTCTGACCGCCGCCGATAAGGCGGGGAATGTTTCCACGGCCAGCGTGTCGGTGAACATTAAAAAAGTCGGGGCAACTTTATCGCCCGGAATCCTGACTTACGCGTTGCCGAATCCCTTCGATCGCCAGAACGGGACCGGCACCACCTTTTATTACCAATTGCAAGCGAATGCCGATTCATCGATCAGCCTTTTTGACCTTAGCGGGAACATGCTCTGGCAGAGAAACTTCACGGCGGGTGAAAACGGCGCCAAAGCAGGCGCGAATAATCCGGCGTGGGATGGTCGGAACATGTTCCGGACGAACGTCCAAGCCGGGGTTTATTTGTACCAGATTATTTCCGACCGCAAAGTTGTCGGCCGCGGTAAAGTGATCGTCCTCAACTAG
- the rlmB gene encoding 23S rRNA (guanosine(2251)-2'-O)-methyltransferase RlmB, with translation MFNYRSLDEVIQLAEERKEPPFLLVLDGIEDPHNFGAILRTAEAAGVHAVIIRKARQVPVTSTVIKTSTGAAEVVPVIRVPNIAEAVRELQDELIPVFAVEIDGKALYNTRDYKGPAAFVIGSEGNGVSRLVKERCTEIVRLPMRGRINSLNASVATGIVLYEVLRQRGGE, from the coding sequence ATGTTTAATTATCGGAGCTTAGACGAAGTCATTCAACTGGCGGAAGAGCGGAAAGAGCCGCCGTTCCTTCTGGTCTTAGACGGCATTGAAGATCCGCATAATTTTGGCGCGATCCTCCGCACCGCCGAAGCGGCCGGCGTTCACGCCGTGATCATTCGCAAGGCTAGACAGGTCCCGGTCACTTCGACCGTCATCAAAACCTCGACGGGAGCGGCCGAAGTCGTCCCCGTGATCCGGGTCCCCAACATTGCCGAAGCGGTCCGCGAACTTCAAGACGAGCTAATTCCGGTCTTTGCGGTTGAAATAGACGGGAAGGCATTATATAATACTCGTGACTATAAGGGACCGGCGGCCTTTGTCATCGGTAGCGAGGGAAACGGGGTTTCCCGATTGGTCAAAGAACGCTGCACCGAGATTGTCCGCCTGCCAATGCGAGGAAGAATTAATTCCCTCAACGCATCGGTCGCCACAGGGATCGTCCTGTACGAAGTTCTGAGGCAACGGGGAGGTGAATAG
- the fabG gene encoding 3-oxoacyl-[acyl-carrier-protein] reductase, producing MKRLTDKVAFITGAAQGIGKSIAVAFAKEGANIIVSDINLDLAKQTADEIAKLGVKTFAIKSNVSDLADVQAGVAEAHKHFGRIDILVNNAGITKDNLLIRMKKEEWDAVLGVNLTGVFNCTQTVSILMMKQRYGKIISIASIVGQMGNFGQANYAATKGGVIAFTKTVAKELASRNITANAIAPGFIQTAMTDKLTDEVKQKMMAQIPAGKLGQPEDIANAAVFLASAEADYITGQVLAVNGGMYM from the coding sequence ATGAAGAGATTAACTGATAAAGTCGCGTTCATTACCGGGGCCGCCCAAGGGATTGGCAAGTCGATCGCCGTCGCGTTCGCCAAAGAAGGGGCGAACATTATCGTTTCCGATATTAATCTGGACCTGGCGAAACAGACCGCCGATGAGATCGCCAAGCTGGGAGTTAAGACCTTCGCCATCAAATCCAACGTCTCCGACCTGGCCGACGTCCAGGCCGGGGTTGCTGAAGCCCACAAACATTTCGGCCGGATCGACATCCTGGTCAATAACGCCGGGATCACCAAGGACAACCTGCTCATCCGGATGAAAAAGGAAGAATGGGACGCCGTTCTGGGGGTCAACCTGACCGGGGTCTTCAACTGCACGCAAACGGTTTCCATCTTGATGATGAAACAACGATACGGTAAAATAATCTCGATCGCCAGCATTGTCGGCCAAATGGGAAATTTCGGCCAGGCCAATTACGCGGCGACCAAGGGCGGCGTGATCGCGTTCACAAAGACCGTGGCCAAGGAGCTTGCTTCGCGCAACATCACGGCCAACGCTATCGCCCCGGGCTTTATCCAGACCGCGATGACCGATAAGCTGACCGATGAGGTCAAGCAGAAGATGATGGCCCAGATCCCGGCAGGGAAACTTGGCCAACCTGAAGATATCGCCAACGCGGCTGTTTTTCTGGCGAGCGCCGAAGCCGATTATATTACCGGCCAGGTCCTCGCGGTTAACGGCGGCATGTACATGTAA
- the fabF gene encoding beta-ketoacyl-ACP synthase II: MAQRVVVTGLGIISPIGIGHDVFWQNLVAGRNGITQITRFDTTGFDAKIAGEVKDFDPSRFLDKKDARRMARFIQFAVAASKLAIADANLTIGPDNANDIGVLIGSGIGGLDVLEEAARTLHSKGPDRLSPFTVPFMIADMAAGYASIITGAKGPNSCVVTACASGTNSIGEAFKCIQRGAAKAMLAGGTEACITPLGIASFAAAKALSTRNDEPLRASRPFDKERNGFVMGEGSGIVVLEALESALARGAKIYAEVIGYGMSGDANHITAPAPGGEGAVRAILAAIKDADLKPEQIDYINAHGTSTELNDKYETMALKTAFGAHVKKLAISSNKSMVGHLLGASGAVEFIATILSVMNDLAPPTINYENPDPDCDLDYVPNKARKMTINTALSESFGFGGHNATLIVKKYS; encoded by the coding sequence ATGGCACAAAGAGTTGTAGTTACCGGGCTGGGAATTATCTCCCCTATCGGTATTGGCCACGATGTTTTTTGGCAAAACTTAGTCGCCGGCCGGAACGGGATCACGCAGATCACCCGGTTTGACACCACTGGTTTTGACGCCAAGATCGCCGGCGAGGTCAAGGATTTCGACCCGTCCCGGTTTTTAGACAAAAAAGACGCGCGCCGGATGGCTCGCTTCATCCAATTCGCCGTCGCCGCCTCTAAGCTGGCGATTGCCGACGCCAACCTGACCATCGGCCCGGATAACGCTAACGACATCGGGGTGCTGATTGGCTCCGGGATCGGCGGGTTGGACGTCCTTGAAGAAGCGGCCAGGACCTTGCACAGCAAAGGGCCGGACCGACTCTCGCCGTTCACCGTTCCTTTTATGATCGCTGATATGGCGGCCGGTTACGCTTCAATCATCACCGGCGCCAAAGGCCCCAATTCCTGCGTCGTGACCGCTTGCGCTTCCGGCACCAACTCCATCGGTGAAGCTTTCAAATGTATTCAACGCGGCGCCGCCAAGGCGATGCTCGCCGGCGGGACCGAGGCCTGCATTACCCCGCTCGGCATAGCCAGTTTTGCCGCCGCCAAAGCCCTTTCGACCCGCAACGATGAACCTTTGCGCGCCAGCCGGCCGTTTGACAAGGAACGGAACGGGTTTGTCATGGGCGAAGGCTCCGGTATTGTGGTTCTGGAAGCCCTGGAATCGGCGCTGGCCCGCGGCGCGAAGATCTACGCTGAAGTTATCGGCTACGGCATGAGCGGCGACGCCAACCATATCACCGCTCCGGCGCCGGGCGGCGAAGGAGCGGTCCGGGCGATCTTGGCCGCGATCAAAGACGCCGACCTCAAGCCGGAACAGATCGACTATATTAACGCTCACGGAACATCTACCGAACTTAACGATAAATACGAAACGATGGCGCTGAAGACCGCTTTTGGCGCTCATGTTAAAAAATTAGCGATCAGCTCCAACAAATCAATGGTTGGGCACTTATTGGGCGCGTCCGGCGCGGTCGAATTCATCGCTACCATCCTCTCGGTCATGAATGATCTCGCCCCTCCGACCATCAACTACGAAAACCCCGACCCGGATTGCGACCTCGACTATGTGCCGAACAAGGCCCGAAAAATGACCATTAACACCGCCCTCTCCGAGTCGTTTGGGTTTGGCGGCCATAACGCGACCCTGATCGTTAAGAAGTATAGCTAA
- a CDS encoding STAS-like domain-containing protein: MNNIKEIKLNSIGLSLGTREIGGELREKALIEIKNGSKIHFNFNGITMISSAFADELFGKLFEALGEDSFKAKIRINNFDNEEIKNLVLLLISNSINFRKNNLST, translated from the coding sequence ATGAATAATATTAAAGAAATCAAATTGAATAGTATTGGACTCTCCTTAGGAACAAGGGAAATTGGAGGAGAGCTCCGAGAAAAGGCATTAATAGAAATAAAAAACGGCTCCAAAATCCATTTCAATTTTAATGGGATCACCATGATTTCAAGCGCATTTGCCGATGAATTGTTTGGGAAGCTTTTTGAGGCATTGGGGGAAGATTCTTTTAAGGCTAAGATTAGAATAAACAACTTTGACAACGAAGAAATCAAAAACTTAGTTCTTTTACTTATTAGCAACAGTATAAACTTCAGAAAGAATAATTTATCAACTTAA
- a CDS encoding electron transfer flavoprotein subunit alpha, with translation MSITVLDKCTGCTLCVKGCPFAAITMIELAAVGGTKPKKKASINLDVCTLCGACVATCKFNAIELKKELSAAKDLSAYKNVWVFAEQREGKIQSISYELLSEGRKLAADLKCELAAVLCGDQNIEEEVEHLFHYGANKVYLIIHPELKHYHTEPYTRAISEMITKHKPEIFLLGATTQGRDLAARLAIRIGAGLTADCTGLAIDPEKKILQQTRPAFGGNIMATIVSPNHRPQMSTVRPKVFKKTPLDKPVAGQVIKFNPVLNKEDLIVKLLAIVQDESVKVNLAEAEIIVSGGRGIADAKNFALLEELASLLGGAVGASRATVDAGWISAHHQVGQTGKTVSPKLYIACGISGKIQHLVGMQSSDTIIAINKDPDAPIFKVATYGIVGDVLEIVPLLIKKLKELRQ, from the coding sequence ATGAGCATTACGGTGCTGGATAAGTGTACTGGTTGCACTCTGTGCGTTAAGGGTTGTCCTTTCGCCGCGATCACGATGATTGAGCTCGCCGCGGTTGGCGGGACGAAACCCAAAAAGAAGGCTTCCATCAACCTTGACGTCTGCACTCTCTGCGGCGCCTGCGTCGCGACTTGCAAATTCAACGCCATTGAGCTCAAGAAAGAACTCTCCGCCGCCAAAGATCTTTCCGCTTATAAAAACGTTTGGGTCTTCGCCGAACAACGGGAAGGCAAAATCCAATCGATCTCTTATGAACTGCTCTCCGAGGGCCGTAAATTAGCGGCCGACCTGAAATGCGAACTGGCGGCCGTTCTCTGCGGCGACCAAAACATCGAAGAAGAGGTTGAACACCTTTTTCATTATGGCGCCAACAAGGTCTATCTGATCATCCATCCCGAGCTTAAACATTATCACACCGAACCTTATACCCGGGCGATCTCCGAAATGATCACCAAACATAAACCGGAGATCTTTCTGCTTGGCGCCACGACGCAAGGCCGCGACCTGGCCGCCCGCCTGGCAATCAGGATCGGCGCCGGTCTGACCGCCGACTGCACCGGTTTGGCGATTGATCCGGAAAAAAAGATCCTGCAACAGACCCGTCCGGCTTTCGGCGGCAATATCATGGCGACGATCGTTTCGCCAAACCATCGGCCGCAAATGTCGACCGTCCGGCCAAAGGTCTTCAAAAAGACTCCGCTCGACAAACCGGTCGCCGGTCAGGTCATCAAATTCAATCCCGTCTTAAACAAAGAAGACCTGATCGTTAAGCTCCTCGCTATCGTTCAGGATGAAAGCGTGAAAGTAAACCTGGCCGAAGCGGAGATCATCGTCTCCGGCGGCCGCGGCATCGCCGACGCCAAAAACTTCGCGTTACTGGAAGAACTGGCCTCCCTCTTAGGTGGCGCGGTCGGCGCCTCGCGCGCCACGGTTGACGCTGGCTGGATCTCCGCTCACCACCAGGTCGGACAGACCGGGAAGACCGTTTCGCCAAAACTTTACATCGCCTGCGGCATTTCCGGCAAGATCCAGCATTTAGTCGGTATGCAAAGCTCCGATACTATTATCGCTATCAACAAAGACCCTGACGCTCCGATCTTCAAGGTCGCGACCTACGGAATTGTCGGCGACGTTTTGGAAATTGTTCCGCTTCTGATCAAGAAGCTCAAAGAATTGCGCCAGTAA